Proteins from a genomic interval of Diospyros lotus cultivar Yz01 chromosome 6, ASM1463336v1, whole genome shotgun sequence:
- the LOC127804440 gene encoding peroxidase 17-like, protein MALALFLALASLAIVVATNLHPNFYSKTCPDAELIVRSVIKKAMEVEVRAAASVMRLQFHDCFVNGCDASLLLDDTPNMLGEKLALSNINSLRSYEVIDEAKEALETTCPGIVSCADILVMAARDAVVLSGGPEWEVKLGRKDSLMASQEDSDEIMPSPRANASYLVNLFKKFNLSVKDLVALSGSHSIGEGRCFSIMFRLYNQSGSGKPDHAFNPSYKEKLDKLCPLGGDENVTVDLDTTPGIFDNQYFKDLVNGRGVLNSDQTLYTNLKTREYVEKFSVNQSEFYQAFVEGMIKLGDLQSGQPGEIRRNCRVVNFQPMLNFCPANSLLETRVCK, encoded by the exons ATGGCCCTTGCCCTTTTTCTGGCTCTAGCTAGCCTAGCTATTGTGGTGGCCACAAATCTACACCCAAATTTCTACTCTAAGACATGCCCAGATGCTGAACTTATTGTTCGGAGTGTGATCAAGAAGGCCATGGAGGTGGAAGTTCGAGCCGCAGCCTCAGTGATGCGCTTGCAATTCCACGATTGCTTCGTTAAT GGTTGTGATGCTTCACTGTTGCTCGATGATACGCCGAACATGCTTGGAGAGAAACTCGCTTTGTCGAACATAAACTCTCTAAGATCCTATGAAGTTATCGACGAAGCTAAGGAGGCCTTAGAAACCACTTGCCCTGGGATTGTTTCATGTGCAGACATCTTAGTCATGGCTGCTAGAGATGCTGTCGTCTTG AGTGGAGGACCAGAATGGGAAGTTAAGTTAGGAAGGAAAGACAGCTTAATGGCGAGCCAAGAAGACTCCGATGAGATCATGCCGAGTCCAAGAGCTAATGCAAGCTACCTTGTTAATCTGTTCAAAAAGTTTAACCTATCAGTTAAAGATCTTGTGGCCCTTTCTGGGTCTCATTCCATTGGTGAAGGACGATGCTTTTCCATCATGTTCCGATTGTATAACCAATCTGGCTCAGGTAAACCAGACCATGCCTTTAATCCCAGCTACAAAGAAAAGTTGGACAAGCTTTGCCCGCTAGGTGGAGATGAAAATGTCACTGTTGATTTGGATACAACACCAGGGATATTTGACAACCAGTACTTCAAGGACTTGGTTAATGGGCGAGGGGTTTTGAACTCTGATCAAACATTGTATACAAATTTGAAAACTAGAGAATATGTCGAGAAGTTTAGTGTCAATCAAAGTGAGTTCTACCAAGCCTTTGTTGAGGGTATGATTAAGCTAGGCGATCTACAATCTGGCCAACCAGGGGAGATTCGAAGGAATTGTCGGGTGGTCAATTTTCAGCCGATGCTCAATTTTTGTCCAGCAAACTCACTATTGGAGACAAGGGTGTgtaagtaa